One window of Cohnella hashimotonis genomic DNA carries:
- the mazF gene encoding endoribonuclease MazF: protein MVSKEYVPDRGDLVWLQFNPQAGHEQAGKRPALVVSPASYNGKVGLSLLCPVTSKQKGYPFEVIIPQDLPIEGVILADQVKSLDWQSRQAAFICKVPPEILSEVIKKLDLLIR from the coding sequence ATGGTAAGCAAAGAATACGTACCGGATCGCGGCGACTTGGTATGGTTGCAGTTCAACCCGCAAGCAGGGCATGAGCAGGCAGGTAAACGCCCGGCTTTGGTCGTTTCGCCTGCATCTTATAATGGTAAGGTCGGACTTTCCTTGCTCTGTCCGGTAACTTCCAAGCAAAAGGGCTACCCGTTCGAAGTAATTATCCCGCAGGATTTGCCAATCGAAGGAGTCATCCTGGCAGATCAGGTAAAAAGTCTCGACTGGCAATCAAGACAGGCAGCGTTCATTTGTAAAGTGCCACCAGAGATTCTGTCAGAGGTAATTAAAAAACTGGACTTACTGATCCGCTAA
- a CDS encoding AbrB/MazE/SpoVT family DNA-binding domain-containing protein has product MFQVQKWGNSLGIRIPKSLAMKVGIEEGTEIDLDIEGGHLVIKPKSKALDELLSQITPDNVHTEIPTGKPQGREAW; this is encoded by the coding sequence ATGTTTCAGGTCCAAAAGTGGGGTAATTCCCTCGGCATTCGCATCCCGAAATCCCTTGCCATGAAGGTGGGGATCGAGGAAGGAACCGAAATCGACTTGGATATTGAAGGCGGTCACCTTGTAATCAAGCCGAAGTCGAAAGCGCTCGATGAGCTGCTGTCCCAAATCACGCCGGATAATGTCCACACTGAGATTCCTACCGGTAAGCCACAAGGACGGGAAGCATGGTAA
- a CDS encoding copper amine oxidase N-terminal domain-containing protein: MIEGRNNDCGEMTTVVNGEEKQLLGAPYISNGRTMLPFRFLGEALGFDVSWDSATREVG; the protein is encoded by the coding sequence GTGATTGAAGGAAGAAATAACGATTGCGGCGAAATGACAACTGTCGTAAACGGCGAGGAAAAGCAGCTGCTCGGCGCTCCTTACATCTCGAACGGGCGCACCATGCTGCCGTTCCGCTTCCTCGGAGAAGCGCTCGGCTTTGACGTCTCATGGGACTCCGCAACGCGAGAGGTCGGTTGA
- a CDS encoding AAA family ATPase has translation MLKSFSFQNFKSFDQSILEIEKLTSIIGTNAGGKTNGIEGIKILSEISSGRELAVILDGSKNVDSEIRGGSIGCPRIGTDTFTLGCLVDIDENYDLEYSITIKISNRVFILAEHLYKRSSNAKTIVIFQTKDTSDEFSDINVEYNNGRKGRNPELTCIRSVSILAQLSSKMPVTTENNKKNVTYINLVLERLGKILFLDPLPSRMRDYSRMSDHELRPTADNISSVLYQLCQNKEYKKGLLKALKELPENEILDISFIETSIGDVMFRLKERYGERSEFVEAKRLSDGTLRYLAILSSLISEEPGSMIVIEEVDNGIHPSRIKTLIQTISRLTQEKQIDVIITTHNPTLLNALTREELLGVVLCYRDPNDGSSKFYALPDIESLPTLLSKGNLGDLTVKDELVKALKKPDNSSNDLGWLGV, from the coding sequence ATGCTAAAAAGTTTTTCGTTCCAAAACTTCAAAAGCTTTGATCAATCAATTTTAGAAATAGAGAAATTAACTTCTATAATCGGTACCAACGCAGGTGGTAAGACTAATGGGATTGAGGGAATAAAGATTCTTTCCGAAATATCATCCGGGAGAGAACTGGCAGTAATACTTGATGGATCGAAAAATGTTGACAGTGAAATCAGAGGTGGAAGTATAGGCTGCCCTAGGATTGGTACGGATACTTTTACATTAGGCTGTTTGGTGGATATCGATGAAAATTATGATCTTGAATACTCAATCACTATAAAAATCAGCAATCGAGTTTTTATACTTGCAGAACATCTGTATAAACGTTCTTCTAATGCAAAAACGATTGTCATTTTTCAAACGAAAGATACATCTGATGAATTTAGTGATATTAACGTCGAATACAATAATGGAAGAAAGGGTAGAAATCCCGAGCTTACATGTATTCGCTCTGTTTCTATACTAGCTCAACTATCATCTAAAATGCCTGTGACAACCGAAAATAACAAAAAGAATGTTACTTATATTAATTTAGTTTTAGAGCGCTTGGGAAAGATCTTATTTTTAGATCCGCTCCCTAGTCGCATGAGAGATTATTCAAGAATGAGTGACCACGAACTGAGGCCGACAGCTGACAATATATCTTCCGTACTGTATCAATTATGCCAGAATAAAGAATACAAAAAAGGTCTGTTAAAGGCATTAAAAGAATTGCCGGAAAATGAGATATTGGATATTTCATTTATTGAAACTTCAATTGGCGATGTTATGTTTCGATTAAAAGAACGGTATGGAGAGCGCTCTGAATTTGTTGAGGCAAAGCGATTGTCAGACGGTACACTCCGATATTTGGCAATATTATCTTCTCTAATCAGTGAAGAGCCAGGCAGTATGATTGTAATTGAAGAAGTTGATAATGGAATTCATCCAAGCAGAATCAAAACGTTAATTCAAACCATATCTAGACTAACCCAAGAAAAGCAAATCGATGTTATTATCACAACGCATAACCCTACTTTGCTTAATGCACTTACGAGAGAAGAGTTATTAGGCGTTGTTCTATGTTACAGAGATCCGAATGATGGTTCGAGCAAATTTTATGCTTTGCCAGATATTGAATCTTTACCTACCTTATTATCAAAAGGTAATTTAGGCGACCTAACTGTGAAAGATGAATTGGTAAAAGCATTAAAGAAGCCAGATAACAGCAGCAATGATTTAGGCTGGTTGGGAGTATAG
- a CDS encoding chitobiase/beta-hexosaminidase C-terminal domain-containing protein, translating into MKKKFVGLLMAVLLCFHFSVSFAAGAAKTSADFSDLQDLDAATKAKFDALISAGVFNGVSETKFGIGDEMNRAQFAKVAALIFDLEVNKDAKTSSFKDVKADDPANGYALPFIEAVKAAGITEGYGEGIYDPAGKVTKEQLATFLVRGLDMNEEAKATPGVNDATVSDWAKGYVALALEKKLLDNGSDGQFGGQTNATRDLLLTGAFEAQSQYTAQVEQKKKEEEEKKKEEELKKAEEERKKQEAQSWSPTPLPVQQEEPTPTPPPVQATVETPAALPAGGAVTPGTQVTLTSATASAAVYYTTDLSEPTAFSTPYTGPIVITSSTTIKAIAVKPGSTNSTVASFEYKVAMPIVLPDSISPSTSAEGQPYTSNVAKLSGGTGAVTYVVTSGALPVGLTLNPSTGEISGTPSVSGDYNFTISATDSAAPPATATMPYTVTIAPSLSKTALALINAASESGDWDHVDLTTFAEAGVTGVTSENFYSVQYYLDPAVSTHSPLPRTLADIQAIVDETIQQMTVDAIYAYLNPFGGGSAPTVEAFARAGITGVDAANLDAILDELRLAYQESRNDPFGTPMSTKQDIQDVVDRFLTV; encoded by the coding sequence ATGAAGAAAAAATTTGTGGGTTTGTTGATGGCGGTGCTGCTGTGCTTTCACTTTTCGGTCAGCTTTGCAGCAGGCGCAGCGAAGACTTCAGCCGACTTTTCGGACTTGCAGGATCTGGATGCTGCGACGAAAGCCAAGTTCGATGCGTTGATCTCCGCCGGTGTATTCAACGGTGTGAGCGAAACCAAATTCGGTATCGGGGATGAGATGAATCGGGCGCAATTTGCTAAGGTTGCAGCGTTAATTTTTGATTTGGAGGTAAACAAGGACGCAAAGACGTCTTCGTTTAAAGACGTCAAAGCCGACGATCCTGCAAATGGATACGCGTTGCCGTTCATCGAGGCGGTGAAAGCAGCAGGGATCACGGAAGGCTATGGCGAGGGGATTTACGATCCAGCCGGCAAGGTGACGAAGGAGCAGCTCGCGACGTTTCTTGTTCGCGGACTCGACATGAATGAGGAAGCCAAGGCAACGCCAGGCGTGAATGATGCTACTGTATCTGACTGGGCGAAGGGGTATGTCGCCTTGGCGTTGGAAAAGAAATTGTTGGATAACGGATCAGACGGACAGTTCGGCGGTCAAACCAACGCAACGCGCGATCTGCTGCTTACGGGCGCATTCGAAGCCCAGTCGCAATACACAGCACAGGTAGAACAAAAGAAGAAAGAGGAAGAAGAAAAGAAGAAGGAAGAAGAACTGAAAAAAGCCGAAGAAGAAAGAAAAAAACAGGAAGCGCAGTCATGGTCTCCAACTCCGCTGCCGGTACAGCAGGAGGAGCCGACTCCAACTCCCCCGCCGGTACAAGCTACCGTTGAGACGCCTGCGGCACTTCCTGCAGGCGGCGCTGTGACTCCGGGAACGCAAGTTACTTTGACTTCGGCGACCGCATCTGCGGCAGTGTACTATACGACGGATCTCAGCGAGCCGACCGCTTTCAGCACGCCGTATACGGGACCGATCGTCATTACAAGCAGTACGACGATCAAGGCCATCGCCGTTAAGCCCGGTTCGACGAATAGCACAGTTGCGAGCTTTGAATATAAGGTCGCGATGCCAATCGTTTTGCCGGACTCCATATCGCCTTCAACTTCGGCTGAAGGACAACCTTATACCAGCAATGTAGCGAAGCTGTCCGGAGGAACGGGCGCCGTTACTTATGTGGTGACGAGTGGCGCACTGCCTGTAGGGCTGACTTTGAATCCAAGCACGGGAGAGATTTCCGGAACGCCTAGCGTGAGCGGTGATTATAACTTTACGATCAGCGCGACGGATTCGGCAGCGCCTCCAGCAACAGCAACCATGCCATATACGGTTACGATCGCGCCTTCACTTTCCAAAACGGCACTCGCGTTGATTAATGCTGCATCGGAGTCGGGCGATTGGGACCATGTTGACTTAACGACTTTTGCCGAAGCGGGTGTTACGGGTGTTACATCCGAGAACTTTTACAGCGTCCAATATTACTTGGATCCTGCTGTATCCACGCATTCGCCCCTTCCAAGAACATTGGCCGACATTCAAGCGATTGTTGACGAGACGATTCAACAAATGACGGTAGATGCCATCTATGCCTATTTAAATCCTTTCGGCGGAGGATCCGCCCCTACCGTAGAAGCATTCGCTCGCGCCGGCATCACCGGTGTGGATGCTGCCAATTTGGACGCGATATTAGATGAACTTCGTTTGGCCTATCAGGAGTCCAGGAACGATCCTTTTGGAACGCCGATGTCTACGAAACAAGATATTCAGGACGTTGTCGATCGTTTCTTGACCGTATAA
- a CDS encoding sensor histidine kinase, with protein MMRGILRFGSRSILLHIAVVVVVGMVASYALVAAPDSPKFQSEKGMLDLTQVHVSEHPIKLNGEWAFYWQELLSPADIRSRMERGEKENRYIDIPGSWLGYPLDGHSLRGEGFATFRLVIRLSEQDRNARLALRLPTIFHAYRLWVNGERLAEVGVVGQDKSGVTPRLSTKLVFFQPADNTVELVMQVANFHHKRGGITKFIELGGSDTLTVRKNLSEASGMFVTASLLVIGLYNLLLFVQRRKDKATLYFGLFSLLFGIRSLLVGELMLTQWFPHFPWELQFKIEYLILCVSGYIITMYFDCIFPNYVSRWFRLGSRIATGALCLVVAATPALIYSNLLPVIGVIVVLHMVYLMVGLVYSAMRRKEGALIFLVVSVIALVTVIDDLLYFSEWSPIGNTSPLGLLIFTIAQMMLLSSRFTRAASNEERIARELQDANHKLTEMNANLERTVQERTQALSAAHDDLRASYDRLLHSEQGRKKLLAYITHDLRMPLSSMLGYVEAVQDRVKPERNEQYLKYIRDNTIRINRMIEELSFLSHLETGQVSYRMEPVPVVRFLRGFFEQYELVVRDAGLDFRLDTGDAEAQRLHLPIVEMDAQRLEQALFNLVSNAMKFTSGGGLVRIALAVGDVNDTRSAIISVQDSGTGIPPDQLEQIFDRNYRYDRPGMENDVGGSGLGLAICKEIVQAHGGTVRAESDGKTGSIFYVSLPCIVKERR; from the coding sequence ATGATGAGGGGTATTCTCCGATTCGGTTCTCGTTCTATCCTGCTTCATATCGCCGTTGTCGTTGTTGTCGGTATGGTCGCAAGCTATGCACTCGTGGCTGCACCGGACTCCCCTAAGTTTCAAAGTGAAAAAGGCATGCTGGATTTAACGCAGGTTCATGTCAGCGAGCATCCGATCAAGTTAAACGGGGAATGGGCGTTCTATTGGCAAGAGCTGCTGTCGCCGGCGGATATACGGAGCCGTATGGAACGAGGGGAAAAGGAGAATCGATATATCGACATCCCCGGATCCTGGCTGGGCTACCCGTTGGATGGTCATTCGCTCCGAGGAGAAGGCTTTGCAACCTTTCGGCTGGTCATCCGCCTTAGCGAGCAGGATCGGAATGCGCGGCTTGCGCTGCGGCTGCCTACCATTTTTCATGCGTATCGATTATGGGTGAATGGAGAACGGCTGGCCGAGGTCGGCGTGGTCGGTCAGGACAAGAGCGGCGTGACGCCGCGTCTGTCAACGAAGCTGGTATTCTTCCAGCCTGCGGACAACACAGTAGAGCTGGTTATGCAGGTAGCCAACTTCCATCATAAGCGAGGCGGCATCACCAAGTTTATAGAGCTGGGCGGCAGCGATACGTTAACGGTCAGGAAAAATCTGAGCGAAGCCTCGGGGATGTTCGTAACGGCAAGCCTGCTGGTGATCGGCTTGTATAATCTGCTGTTGTTCGTGCAGCGACGCAAGGACAAGGCGACGTTGTATTTCGGTCTGTTCAGCCTGTTGTTCGGTATCCGATCGTTGCTGGTCGGCGAGCTCATGCTTACGCAATGGTTTCCTCATTTCCCGTGGGAACTGCAGTTCAAGATCGAATATCTGATTCTCTGCGTCAGCGGTTATATCATCACGATGTATTTTGATTGCATTTTCCCGAATTATGTGTCGCGATGGTTTCGTCTTGGCAGCCGGATCGCAACGGGCGCGCTCTGTCTGGTTGTTGCGGCCACCCCTGCGCTCATTTATTCAAACTTGTTACCGGTAATCGGCGTGATTGTTGTTCTGCATATGGTGTATCTCATGGTTGGGCTGGTTTATTCAGCTATGCGGCGGAAAGAGGGAGCGCTAATCTTCCTTGTGGTGTCGGTGATTGCTTTAGTTACGGTTATCGACGACCTTTTATATTTTAGCGAATGGTCGCCGATCGGCAATACCTCTCCGCTTGGTCTGTTGATATTTACGATCGCCCAGATGATGCTGCTCTCTTCCAGATTTACGAGGGCGGCATCTAACGAGGAGAGAATTGCGCGCGAGCTTCAGGACGCCAACCATAAGCTGACGGAAATGAATGCGAATTTGGAACGGACCGTTCAGGAACGCACGCAGGCCTTATCCGCAGCCCACGACGATCTTCGCGCATCGTATGACCGGTTGCTTCACTCCGAGCAAGGGAGGAAGAAGCTCCTTGCCTATATTACGCATGATCTGCGCATGCCGCTGTCCAGCATGCTGGGATATGTAGAGGCCGTACAGGACAGGGTCAAGCCGGAACGCAACGAACAGTACCTAAAGTATATCCGCGATAACACGATCAGGATTAACCGGATGATCGAGGAGCTGTCCTTCCTGTCGCATTTGGAGACGGGACAAGTCTCGTACCGAATGGAGCCTGTTCCTGTGGTTCGTTTCTTGCGCGGTTTTTTTGAACAATATGAGCTGGTCGTGCGAGACGCAGGGTTGGATTTTAGGCTGGATACCGGAGATGCGGAAGCTCAGCGACTTCACTTGCCTATCGTCGAGATGGATGCGCAGAGATTAGAGCAGGCCTTGTTTAATCTCGTATCGAACGCGATGAAGTTTACCTCCGGAGGCGGGCTGGTGCGTATTGCGCTAGCTGTTGGCGACGTGAACGATACCCGATCTGCGATCATTAGCGTCCAAGACTCTGGCACGGGTATCCCTCCGGATCAGCTCGAGCAAATCTTCGATCGCAATTACAGGTATGATCGACCGGGCATGGAGAATGACGTAGGGGGCAGCGGGCTTGGTCTTGCGATTTGCAAAGAAATCGTACAAGCGCATGGCGGGACTGTAAGAGCAGAGAGCGACGGCAAGACGGGGTCGATATTCTATGTGTCGCTGCCTTGTATTGTAAAGGAAAGAAGGTGA
- a CDS encoding response regulator transcription factor, translating into MADTHKIMIVDDDPHICEIVQVYCEREGFLSAYSHNGTEAMKLLASFEPDLIVLDVLLAHENGIEWCRNARSYTNAPIVFLSSREEDEVKISALSDGGDDYVTKPFSPGVLMAKIKAHLRRVSTGRREQLLELPGLTLDYYAQSVNIGSKTVFLSKKEFSLLSYMAQNVNRVVTVDTLFQLIWGMESLEDTRTVAVHISNLRKKIEVDPADPERIVTIRGSGYMLVAGSALQART; encoded by the coding sequence GTGGCGGACACGCACAAAATCATGATCGTCGATGACGATCCCCATATTTGCGAGATTGTTCAGGTGTATTGCGAGCGGGAAGGTTTCCTATCCGCCTACAGTCATAACGGGACAGAAGCCATGAAGCTGTTGGCGTCTTTCGAGCCGGATTTGATAGTACTGGATGTCCTGCTGGCTCATGAAAACGGGATTGAGTGGTGCAGAAACGCACGCAGCTACACGAATGCGCCGATCGTGTTTCTGAGCAGCCGCGAGGAAGACGAGGTGAAGATCAGCGCCTTATCCGATGGCGGCGACGATTATGTGACCAAGCCGTTCAGCCCGGGCGTACTTATGGCCAAGATCAAGGCACACCTGCGCAGAGTGTCGACGGGCAGAAGAGAACAATTGCTGGAGTTGCCGGGTCTAACGCTGGATTACTACGCACAGTCCGTCAACATCGGCAGTAAAACTGTCTTTTTATCTAAAAAAGAGTTCAGCCTGCTGTCCTATATGGCACAAAACGTGAATCGCGTCGTCACTGTAGATACGTTGTTCCAGCTCATCTGGGGAATGGAGAGTCTGGAGGATACGAGAACGGTCGCCGTACACATCAGTAACTTACGCAAAAAAATCGAGGTTGACCCTGCCGATCCAGAGAGAATCGTTACGATTCGGGGGAGCGGATATATGCTGGTTGCCGGCAGTGCGTTGCAGGCGCGAACATAG